A single Brassica rapa cultivar Chiifu-401-42 chromosome A04, CAAS_Brap_v3.01, whole genome shotgun sequence DNA region contains:
- the LOC103864949 gene encoding cation/H(+) antiporter 8 encodes MCTYGSFALSKAILSFFLFFPTFYKFSHKTYVMEMGNNTNLDTGNYGDTELDIEWVNNLAWYGKAVRSDGFICEVHPGELSSYGIWEKVPFNKVRLHIWQYPLPNLELVILFVFVLWQVFDILFKKLGLLIPKFASMMLAGLLLNVLLTVSGDKSIIQEILFPENRIDIPGCLGSFGFMMFWFLNGVKMDVKTIFKAEAHARLTGVAAAALPITVGLLLYKYKSLENRPLKAIEYNTLLLMESLTSFSEIARLLLDLGMNHSSVGQVALSTSVVSNTVGLMFWLVIVPLGFQSLVQGVGLLLQMFFFIVIVFAVVRPIMFKVIIRKREGRPIEDKYIYVILVMVFLSCMYWDGLEQFPALGAFILGLSIPNEHPIGSALVERLESFNFGIVLPLFMSASMLRSDIRVWKDILTFYSSNDKKFAVASLVFLIFLLKLSVSMIVPYLFKMPLKDSIILSLIMSHKGIIELSFYLFSYGLELLDRDTFSILVLSILLNSLFLPMAIRFLYDPSKRFMCYQKRSLASMKITGALKTLVCIHRPDHISSMINLLEACYQSEKSPLTCYVLHLVELQGQEVPTLIAHKVQKLGAGAGAKYSENVILSFENFHRYVRDSIFIDTFTCITNSHHMQDDICWLALDKAVTFIILPFHRTWSLDRTSIVSDSEMIRFLNFNVLKQAPCSVGILVERHLVNKNQESQQNLKVCVIFVGGEDDMEALAFAKRMARQESVTLTVLCLLAAKKSKKATGWDQMLDTVKLRVRELVRSNDPGNLKEESSTTYLEEEIVDGADTSMLLRSIAFDYDLFIISRTCGQNHAATLGNESWCEFEELGVIGDFLASPDFPSKTSVLVVQQQRTIANN; translated from the exons ATGTGTACATATGGATCTTTTGCACTCTCAAAAGCAATCCtaagtttctttcttttcttccccACTTTTTACAAGTTTTCTCACAAAACTTATGTCATGGAAATGGGGAATAACACGAATTTAGATACGGGGAACTATGGAGATACGGAGCTTGACATAGAATGGGTAAATAATTTGGCTTGGTATGGTAAAGCTGTGAGAAGTGACGGTTTTATATGCGAGGTACATCCAGGTGAGTTATCTTCATATGGCATTTGGGAGAAGGTTCCTTTCAACAAAGTTCGTCTTCACATTTGGCAATATCCTCTTCCCAATCTCGAGCTTGTCATCTTGTTTGTGTTCGTCCTTTGGCAAGTctttgatattttgttcaagAAATTAGGTCTTTTGATTCCAAAGTTCGCCTCTATGATGCTT GCAGGGCTACTCTTGAACGTTCTACTTACAGTTTCGGGAGACAAGTCCATTATTCAGGAGATTTTATTCCCCGAAAACAGAATCGACATTCCCGGATGCCTTGGATCATTTGGCTTCATGATGTTCTGGTTCCTCAATGGTGTGAAAATGGATGTCAAAACAATCTTCAAGGCTGAAGCACATGCAAGACTCACTGGAGTTGCAGCGGCTGCTCTTCCTATAACGGTTGGCTTACTGCTTTACAAATATAAATCACTTGAGAATAGACCGCTCAAAGCCATAGAGTATAATACGTTGCTGCTAATGGAGAGCCTCACGTCCTTCTCGGAAATCGCGAGACTCTTGCTTGACCTCGGCATGAACCACTCGTCGGTTGGTCAGGTGGCTTTATCCACATCTGTAGTCTCTAATACGGTTGGACTAATGTTCTGGTTGGTAATAGTTCCTCTTGGTTTTCAATCATTGGTTCAAGGTGTAGGTCTACTTCTACAAATGTTCTTCTTTATCGTCATTGTCTTTGCTGTTGTGAGGCCAATAATGTTTAAAGTAATCATACGGAAACGAGAAGGGAGACCTATAGAAGACAAATACATCTATGTGATTCTCGTCATGGTTTTCTTGTCGTGTATGTATTGGGACGGTCTTGAGCAGTTTCCAGCACTTGGAGCTTTCATTCTTGGTCTTTCTATTCCTAATGAACATCCTATTGGTTCTGCGTTGGTCGAACGATTAGAGAGCTTCAATTTTGGTATTGTATTGCCTCTCTTCATGTCAGCTAGTATGCTAAGGAGTGATATAAGAGTTTGGAAAGATATTTTAACATTCTATAGCAGCAATGACAAGAAGTTCGCAGTTGCGTCTCTCGTCTTTCTCATCTTCTTGTTGAAGCTTTCTGTCTCAATGATCGTACCTTACCTCTTTAAAATGCCGTTGAAAGACTCCATTATTCTTTCCCTTATCATGTCTCATAAAGGTATAATAGAATTAAGTTTCTACCTTTTCTCTTATGGCCTCGAG CTTTTGGACAGAGATACCTTCTCGATCCTAGTTTTGTCTATTCTCCTAAACTCATTGTTCCTACCAATGGCGATCCGATTTCTCTATGACCCATCAAAGCGATTCATGTGCTACCAAAAGAGAAGTTTGGCAAGTATGAAGATAACTGGAGCCCTAAAGACTCTTGTGTGCATCCATCGACCAGACCACATATCTTCTATGATCAACCTTCTAGAAGCTTGTTATCAATCAGAAAAGAGCCCTCTCACTTGCTACGTGCTTCACCTTGTCGAGTTACAAGGTCAAGAAGTTCCGACTTTGATCGCACACAAAGTACAGAAACTCGGAGCAGGGGCGGGAGCAAAATATTCGGAAAACGTCATCCTCTCTTTTGAAAATTTCCACCGTTACGTACGCGATTCTATTTTCATAGACACATTTACTTGCATAACAAACTCGCACCATATGCAAGACGATATTTGTTGGCTAGCTCTCGATAAAGCTGTCACGTTTATCATTCTTCCTTTCCACCGGACATGGTCTCTCGACCGAACATCCATCGTATCCGACAGTGAAATGATCCGGTTTCTCAATTTCAACGTCTTGAAACAAGCTCCTTGCTCTGTCGGTATCCTTGTTGAACGTCATCTTgttaataaaaatcaagaatctCAACAAAACCTTAAG GTGTGTGTGATATTTGTGGGAGGAGAAGACGACATGGAAGCATTGGCCTTTGCAAAGCGAATGGCCCGTCAAGAGAGCGTAACATTAACGGTTCTATGCCTTCTAGCAGCCAAAAAGAGTAAAAAAGCGACAGGTTGGGATCAAATGCTCGACACAGTGAAACTAAGAGTAAGAGAGTTGGTACGAAGCAACGATCCAGGAAACTTAAAAGAAGAAAGTTCCACGACTTACTTGGAAGAGGAGATAGTAGATGGAGCGGATACATCAATGCTTCTACGCTCTATAGCATTCGATTACGACCTGTTCATCATAAGCAGAACCTGCGGTCAGAACCACGCTGCGACCCTAGGGAATGAGAGTTGGTGTGAGTTTGAGGAGCTAGGAGTCATCGGTGATTTTTTGGCCTCACCGGATTTTCCAAGCAAGACATCAGTCTTAGTAGTTCAACAACAACGAACCATAGCCAATAATTAG